Sequence from the Fragaria vesca subsp. vesca linkage group LG4, FraVesHawaii_1.0, whole genome shotgun sequence genome:
ATTGTCAGATCTCAGGCAAAGACATCGACCATTCACCTACTTATCCTGATTTGATGATACATTTCTATACTTTCGGTGTAACGACCTTGCCCACTTAAGAAAAATGAACTAATAAAACTGGGGTAGCTAGTTAAGTAATCAAGTTACCAAAAACACAAAGTGATGTTCCAAAGCGTTTTCTTCTTGTTCAAGTATAGGAAGCTTCATATGTGCAATTTTTTCGGATAGAAACAGAATCTCATCGTTATCTTTGTTTGTTGGTGCATGGGATCAGAATTCACATACAATGCTCAGTTTCACAATGTACTTCGAGTTACACATGCCATGTACAGGTCCTGTAATGTTTCAGTCCCTTTGGAGTCCTTCAGCACCGGAAACGATTCCATCACAATGAAGACCAAAGGCCACCATTTCTTTGTTTGCGGTGTTCCCGGTCACTGCCAATCCGGTCAGAAGGTCGACATCAATGTACGCAATGTACCAATTGCTGCAACTCCTTCTGCATTGCCCTCCCCTACTACAATTGCTGCTGCAAAGACTCCCGCACCGTCTCCAAATATGGCTGCTCCCCACAAAATTGCGTTGCTAGGATTAATAACAATTGCAACTCTAGCATTTTTTGCTTCTGGTTAAGAGTTGTAAGGCGTGTCCCTCGAGTTTCCTGACTGCTTTATTCTGGGCATTTGAGTTTTCATCATTTTTGTTGGTCAGTATGGTAGTGTGAAGCTTTGGTTCTTGAAATAGACAGCTACAACGTACGGTATATGGATTACAACAGTTTCAAATAAATTTCAGAGAATCCCCATTTATCGATTCAAGTAATTGTTTCTTTTTAGTCCCCTCCAATCTAGAGCTGCTCCTCCTCGATCTTGCTTTGTGCCGAAAAAAGAAACTCATGAAAGTGAGATTTTCCTCCCTCGTTCACAATAGTCCAGTTCCAAAATCAGGTTTATTCACGTTATTCTGGAACCAATTGTTATCAGTGAACATTGACAATTTACTTGACAAGTTCTTCAGCTCTAATTCCATAACAGATCCAAGTCAAAACTTAATTGATAATAATTTGTATTGAGAATTTGAGATGCCAAACTTTTTATAGATTAACACATAAAATCTGGAATTTGTCTCGAACAAAATAAAATGGATGATCAGATGTCAAGACACAAGATGGCTAGAAGTGTTGCTCAACAAAACTAATAAATTAGTAGTAATATGAACTGCATCTTTCCCTGTTTTTGTGATCTGTAACTTGATATGTCACATCAATCTGCTATCTACTTTTATGCTTCCAGAGTTCCAGTCAGATGTTACAAAATTTCAGATGGGTGTGGTGCATCATCCCTTCTTCCAAGGGGAAAACAATTAATGGACCGACTCTAATCCTAGATACTTGTATCTCTAAAAAAACTACTGTAAATCTATAAAGAAAGTAGCAAAACCTAGATTTTTGAGGTATGGATGGGGGAAGAAGAAAAGAATCTAGTCTTCCACAGCTAGAACAGCCAGACATGGTGTCACGAAAGAAGACCAGTGAGTAGCGGGCGCTCCATATCTCCAATCCACTTGACCTTTCTCTTATCACAATGTTGTGCTCTGCAATCACAAAATTCAAAAGGAGATTAACAAGTTGAAATTATACAATATGAGATGCATGTTCGGGAAACCATATTTGCAGTTTTGAAAACATGGATACTAAATTCTGCAATCACTACAGCAACAAAGAGGTGTTTATGACACAAACAGATTCTCCAGAGTTTATTCTTAACAAAGACTTGAAGAACAAGAAATGCTCTGTGCCTAGCACAAAGAGAAAATGGCAACAAACTATAAAACAGAAAGATGTCTAAATCCAGTATCAGTGAAATAAATGCAAATTGCCATATAGTTTCATCCAAATTTAAGAAAATGAAAAGTTCTTTATGAGTCTGGTATGGGTCAGCCAACATGTATTTCTCAAACATATACTTGTACATGAAACCCAAAAAAGCCTATGACTACATTAAATCAGTTTGTGTACTAAATGATAGTGGATCTGTGAGAAATTCATATCTCACAACCATGTCACTTGTACACAAGTAGTCCACATGGTGACACTTAATTGTGGCTTTTCGGGAGAAAAATATATATCACCAATAAAATACAAATTACACTCAAAAACGGATCTTGACAACATGATCACCTTATACATAAAACCCTAATTTGCATTTCAGGACCAGGCCATATCAAATGTCACAAGCCTGCCCGATCAAACTCAGACTATCCAATGCAAATCCATAGTTTTGAAATGAGTAAAGTAGCATAGAGACCTTACACTAGTCGATTGGAGTTCCATTGAAGCAGAATCCTCATTCTCCTGCAAGATAAACCATCAAAAGTCAATATTGACAGTTCCCCAGTTGGTGAAATGTACCTGAGAGATGGATGGCCATACCTCAATCAATAAATCCTTTCTGGTAATCAAACCAATCACACGAGATGGCCGGGGAACAACAAGTATATGTCTCAGACCTAACTGACGGAAAAGATTATATACCTGCATCATCATCAGCGATATGAGTCACATAACATATATGCATCAAGAGCGATATCACTGTTAACAGAAGTGAAACTATATGTCATGATAAGAAACTAGGAAATCTAGAATAAATCGAAGTTAAATGTTCACCTTTGTCAAAGACATATCCTCAGGGACGAGGTAAGGAGATGGGTTTAGAAAGGGGGCGAGATCTATGTACATTTCCAAGT
This genomic interval carries:
- the LOC101303700 gene encoding mavicyanin-like, which codes for MAFMIRALAVVVAMMAVVLQVSNATEYKVGDSAGWTTIGNVNYKEWAATKTFRVGDVIKFTYNAQFHNVLRVTHAMYRSCNVSVPLESFSTGNDSITMKTKGHHFFVCGVPGHCQSGQKVDINVRNVPIAATPSALPSPTTIAAAKTPAPSPNMAAPHKIALLGLITIATLAFFASG